One Anaerolineae bacterium genomic window carries:
- a CDS encoding Tm-1-like ATP-binding domain-containing protein, translated as MTKTVAIIGALDTKGAEFAFLKSEIEKRGCRTFVINVGVLGEPAFTPDVDASVVAEAGGAKLEDLIAKRDRGEAMHVMARGIPHVLRKLYDEGKFDGVISMGGGAGTVIATSGMRALPVGVPKLMVTTLASGDTSPYVGTSDIVMMPTVVDVAGLNRISRMVFSYAAGAICGMVMSEVEKPAEEKPLVAATMFGNTTRAVNHARQIMEANGYEVLVFHATGTGGKTMEMLIESGFIAGVMDITTTEWADEICGGVLSAGPTRLEAAAKAGIPQVVVPGCLDMCNFWAPETVPEKYKDRLFYRWNPNVTLMRTTPEENARMGEIFAEKLNAAKGPVVVLIPTKGWSELDAPDKPFWWPEADQAFIDALKRNLRPDIPVIMMDHNINDPEFSGKVAETLLELLKQHSKKEA; from the coding sequence GCAGGACATTTGTCATCAACGTCGGGGTGCTGGGAGAGCCGGCCTTTACCCCCGATGTGGATGCTTCCGTGGTGGCCGAGGCCGGCGGTGCCAAACTGGAGGACCTGATCGCCAAACGCGACCGCGGCGAGGCCATGCATGTCATGGCGCGCGGCATCCCCCATGTCCTGCGCAAGCTGTATGACGAGGGCAAGTTCGACGGGGTGATCTCCATGGGCGGGGGTGCCGGCACGGTCATCGCTACCAGCGGCATGCGCGCCCTGCCCGTAGGCGTGCCGAAACTCATGGTCACCACCCTGGCGTCCGGCGACACCAGCCCGTACGTGGGCACTTCGGATATTGTGATGATGCCCACGGTGGTGGATGTGGCCGGCCTGAACCGCATCAGCCGCATGGTCTTCTCCTATGCCGCCGGCGCCATCTGCGGCATGGTCATGAGCGAGGTCGAGAAACCGGCGGAAGAGAAGCCCCTCGTCGCCGCCACCATGTTTGGCAACACCACCCGGGCGGTGAATCATGCCCGCCAGATTATGGAGGCCAATGGCTATGAGGTGTTGGTCTTCCATGCCACAGGCACTGGCGGGAAGACCATGGAGATGCTGATTGAGAGCGGCTTTATCGCCGGCGTGATGGACATCACCACCACCGAATGGGCGGATGAGATTTGCGGGGGCGTGTTGAGCGCCGGCCCTACCCGGCTGGAGGCCGCCGCAAAAGCCGGCATCCCCCAGGTCGTCGTGCCGGGCTGTCTGGACATGTGCAACTTCTGGGCGCCGGAAACGGTGCCGGAAAAGTACAAGGACCGCCTCTTCTACCGCTGGAACCCCAACGTCACCTTGATGCGTACCACTCCTGAAGAGAACGCGCGCATGGGAGAGATTTTCGCCGAAAAGCTCAACGCCGCCAAAGGCCCGGTAGTGGTGCTTATCCCCACCAAGGGATGGTCGGAGCTGGACGCGCCCGACAAACCCTTCTGGTGGCCCGAGGCGGACCAGGCGTTCATTGATGCTCTCAAGCGCAACCTGCGCCCAGATATCCCGGTGATTATGATGGACCACAACATCAACGACCCGGAGTTCTCCGGCAAGGTGGCCGAGACACTGCTCGAACTGCTGAAACAGCACAGCAAGAAGGAGGCATAA